The proteins below come from a single Streptomyces sp. SCSIO 75703 genomic window:
- a CDS encoding MFS transporter, which produces MTVETLRRPTLADRRARVAVAVLFFTNGALFANLLPRYPQIKADLGIGNAAYGLAVAAFPTGAIVAGPAAGVLVRRFGSARVAVAGTLFTAVGILAAGLSGSVAVFAAALFLAGAMDAVTDVAQNAHGLRVQRRYGRSVINSFHAIWSVGAVTGGAMAAAAIALGLARGPHLVVSGLLCVAAACVALRFCLPGPETGADGEETPGGDARPAEGGASPGRRVAWVLTALVLIATAGTVVEDAGNSWAALYLSDSLRSTAAVAASGYIALVGAQFVGRLMGDRLVDRFGQRAVARSGGLIVAVGMGLALAVPTVPGTVLGFAAAGFGVATLVPAAMHEADSLPGLKPGSGLTLVSWLMRLGFLLPPPLVGLVADATSLRAGLLVVPLAGLLVVSLAGVLRTRRP; this is translated from the coding sequence ATGACTGTCGAGACGCTGCGGCGGCCCACCCTGGCCGACCGGCGGGCCCGCGTGGCCGTGGCCGTGCTGTTCTTCACCAACGGGGCGCTGTTCGCCAACCTGCTGCCGAGGTATCCGCAGATCAAGGCGGACCTCGGCATCGGCAACGCGGCCTACGGGCTGGCCGTCGCGGCGTTCCCGACCGGCGCCATCGTCGCCGGGCCGGCGGCCGGCGTCCTCGTCCGCCGGTTCGGCTCGGCGCGGGTGGCCGTCGCGGGCACGCTGTTCACCGCCGTCGGCATCCTCGCGGCCGGACTCTCCGGTTCGGTCGCGGTGTTCGCCGCGGCCCTGTTCCTCGCCGGGGCGATGGACGCCGTCACCGACGTCGCGCAGAACGCCCACGGCCTGCGCGTCCAGCGCCGCTACGGACGCTCCGTCATCAACTCCTTCCACGCGATCTGGTCGGTCGGCGCCGTCACCGGCGGTGCGATGGCCGCCGCGGCGATCGCCCTCGGACTGGCCCGCGGCCCCCATCTCGTCGTCTCGGGCCTGCTGTGCGTGGCCGCGGCCTGCGTCGCCCTGCGCTTCTGCCTCCCCGGTCCGGAGACCGGGGCCGACGGGGAAGAGACCCCCGGCGGTGACGCCCGCCCCGCCGAGGGGGGCGCGTCGCCGGGCCGTCGGGTCGCCTGGGTGCTGACCGCCCTGGTCCTCATCGCCACCGCGGGCACCGTCGTCGAGGACGCCGGCAACTCCTGGGCCGCCCTCTACCTCTCCGACTCCCTGCGGTCGACCGCGGCCGTGGCCGCCTCCGGCTACATCGCCCTGGTCGGCGCCCAGTTCGTGGGCCGCCTGATGGGCGACCGACTCGTCGACCGGTTCGGGCAGCGCGCCGTGGCCCGCTCCGGCGGCCTCATCGTCGCCGTCGGCATGGGCCTCGCGCTCGCCGTGCCGACGGTCCCGGGGACGGTCCTCGGTTTCGCCGCCGCCGGATTCGGCGTCGCCACCCTCGTCCCCGCCGCCATGCACGAGGCCGACTCGCTGCCCGGCCTCAAGCCCGGATCGGGGCTGACCCTCGTCTCCTGGCTGATGCGCCTGGGCTTCCTGCTGCCGCCGCCGCTGGTCGGCCTGGTCGCCGACGCCACCAGCCTCCGGGCCGGGCTGCTCGTGGTGCCCCTCGCCGGGCTCCTGGTCGTGTCCCTGGCGGGGGTGCTGCGCACCCGGCGGCCGTGA
- a CDS encoding (2Fe-2S) ferredoxin domain-containing protein translates to MPASPGEAAPAAHSASRTTPSTAYGAPPCRVVVCRDCCCGTPKVSGDHAAQTARLRAEVPVRVSTCLDVCDQANVIVVQPSAAGRAAGARPVWLGLVNDPYATEDVLAWIRAGGPGIADRPEILDLYAFTPPRRAAR, encoded by the coding sequence ATGCCCGCGTCACCCGGCGAGGCGGCCCCCGCCGCCCACTCCGCCTCCCGCACGACCCCCTCCACCGCCTACGGCGCCCCGCCCTGCCGGGTCGTCGTCTGCCGGGACTGCTGCTGCGGCACGCCCAAGGTGAGCGGCGACCACGCCGCACAGACCGCACGCCTGCGCGCGGAGGTCCCCGTCCGCGTCTCCACCTGCCTGGACGTCTGCGACCAGGCCAACGTCATCGTGGTCCAGCCCTCCGCCGCCGGCCGCGCGGCCGGCGCCCGCCCCGTCTGGCTGGGCCTGGTCAACGACCCGTACGCCACCGAGGACGTCCTCGCCTGGATACGCGCGGGCGGCCCCGGCATCGCGGACCGCCCCGAGATCCTCGACCTGTACGCCTTCACGCCGCCGCGCCGCGCGGCCCGTTGA
- a CDS encoding thiamine pyrophosphate-dependent enzyme has product MPTVRAITYELLRTWGLTTVFGNPGSNELPFLDGFPADFRYVLGLHEGAVLATADGYAQATGRPALVNLHSAAGLGNAMGNLANAHASRTPLVVTAGQQARAMIGLGSVLAEPAMTRVPEPHVKWACEPARAEDVPRALSEAFHLATLAPAGPVFVSLPMDDWGAEVAAHEVAHLAGRRVRSVGAAGPEVVAELAGRLARAVSPALVVGPEVDDERAYDRVVELAGRLGLPVWVAPTPPRCPFPTRHPLFRGVLPPSIAGVAEHLSGHDLVLVLGAPVFRYHAYRPGPWLAEGTELVAVGADPYAAARSAFGDALVGDVAAVTGQLLDALAPAPGRLPAGGAPAAGVRTGTDTRTGGGTGPGDGVGPRDGTGPGDGTGPGGGAGTATVTGTVPRTATATHPTTGTGAGSGPVGGADPVGAVAPFTADQVFALMARTLPAGVRLVNESTSNTTQFWQHLRLDRPRGLFFPAAGGLGFGLPAAAGVALADPSRPVVAVLGDGAVQYGVAGLWTAVRENLPVTFLVLRNGTYGALRGFVDQLGVAHAPGLDLPGLDAVRTAQGYGLPARRITDGAELAAELAAVAPGRGPRLLELPLVHETRPLG; this is encoded by the coding sequence ATGCCGACCGTTCGCGCGATCACGTACGAGCTGTTGCGGACCTGGGGACTGACCACCGTGTTCGGCAATCCGGGCTCCAACGAGCTGCCGTTCCTGGACGGTTTCCCGGCGGACTTCCGGTACGTCCTCGGGCTGCACGAGGGCGCCGTCCTGGCGACGGCGGACGGCTACGCGCAGGCCACGGGGCGTCCGGCGCTGGTCAACCTGCACTCGGCGGCCGGACTGGGCAACGCGATGGGCAACCTCGCCAACGCGCACGCCTCGCGGACCCCGCTGGTGGTGACCGCGGGTCAGCAGGCCCGCGCGATGATCGGGCTGGGGTCGGTGCTCGCGGAGCCGGCGATGACCCGGGTGCCGGAGCCGCACGTGAAGTGGGCCTGTGAACCGGCCCGCGCCGAGGACGTGCCGCGGGCCCTGTCGGAGGCGTTCCACCTGGCCACGCTGGCGCCGGCGGGTCCGGTGTTCGTGTCGCTGCCGATGGATGACTGGGGCGCCGAGGTGGCGGCGCACGAGGTCGCTCACCTGGCGGGGCGCCGGGTGCGGTCGGTGGGCGCGGCCGGGCCGGAGGTGGTGGCGGAGCTGGCCGGGCGGCTGGCGCGGGCGGTGTCCCCGGCGCTGGTGGTGGGCCCGGAGGTGGACGACGAGCGGGCCTACGACCGGGTGGTGGAGCTGGCCGGGCGGCTCGGGCTGCCCGTGTGGGTGGCGCCGACGCCGCCGCGCTGCCCGTTCCCGACCCGGCACCCGCTGTTCCGGGGGGTGTTGCCGCCGAGCATCGCGGGGGTCGCCGAGCATCTGTCCGGCCACGACCTGGTGCTGGTGCTGGGCGCCCCGGTGTTCCGGTACCACGCGTACCGGCCGGGGCCGTGGCTCGCCGAGGGCACGGAGCTGGTGGCGGTCGGCGCGGACCCGTACGCGGCGGCGCGGTCCGCCTTCGGCGACGCGCTGGTGGGCGACGTCGCGGCGGTCACGGGCCAGTTGCTGGACGCGCTGGCCCCCGCGCCGGGGCGGCTGCCGGCCGGCGGGGCGCCGGCGGCCGGGGTGCGCACCGGCACGGACACGCGGACAGGGGGCGGCACGGGCCCCGGGGACGGCGTGGGGCCGCGGGACGGCACAGGGCCGGGAGACGGCACGGGACCGGGAGGCGGCGCGGGCACGGCGACCGTCACCGGCACGGTCCCGCGCACCGCCACCGCCACGCACCCGACGACCGGGACCGGCGCGGGCTCCGGCCCGGTAGGCGGCGCGGACCCGGTGGGGGCGGTCGCGCCGTTCACCGCGGACCAGGTGTTCGCGCTGATGGCGCGCACGCTGCCGGCCGGGGTGCGTCTGGTGAACGAGTCGACGTCCAACACCACCCAGTTCTGGCAGCACCTGCGCCTGGACCGCCCGCGCGGGCTCTTCTTCCCCGCCGCCGGCGGCCTCGGTTTCGGGCTGCCCGCCGCGGCCGGGGTCGCGCTGGCCGACCCGTCCCGGCCGGTGGTCGCCGTACTCGGCGACGGCGCCGTGCAGTACGGCGTGGCCGGACTGTGGACGGCGGTGCGGGAGAACCTGCCCGTCACGTTCCTGGTGCTGCGCAACGGCACCTACGGGGCGCTGCGCGGCTTCGTCGACCAGCTCGGCGTGGCGCACGCGCCCGGCCTGGACCTGCCCGGACTCGACGCGGTGCGCACGGCGCAGGGGTACGGGCTGCCCGCCCGGCGGATCACCGACGGCGCCGAACTCGCCGCCGAACTCGCCGCCGTGGCACCGGGCCGCGGGCCCCGGCTGCTCGAACTCCCCCTGGTCCACGAGACCCGTCCGCTGGGCTGA
- a CDS encoding aldehyde dehydrogenase family protein encodes MAPLDQLAQLPEIRTGLYVDGETHETRQTLRVVDPADRESVVGLAAAADAGQATAAVAAAHRAFPAWAARGAGERAELLTAALAPLEGDREATAEILTRENGKIRRESFVDSLVFEHRFRLAAALAEEVERVTTLPAPPYRTEVSYLPLGVVTIIVPFNWPLAILAAALPQALLAGNTVVVKPPPTAPLATTRTVERVARSLPPGVLNVVTGTDAEIGAPLVQDDRVKKVCFTGSSLGGRRIMAMAAESLTRVALELGGNDPALVLADADLGPEAMRRLFTGTFDSTGQICMATKRLYVHRSRYEEVVEGLTAQLAEVRLGHGLAENVTMGPLHSAAQRAYVRELLDEARAAGAEVREFGEAADGQDPTRGTFLRPSLVLDPADNARVVVEEQFGPTLPVLPFDDEDEAVGRANDTWSGLCSSVWTRDLDRAAAVAARLRTGYTFVNAHGAAHLDERAPFGGFDHSGMGREMGVEGVREFMDTHAVGFPA; translated from the coding sequence ATGGCACCGTTGGACCAGCTCGCCCAGCTCCCCGAGATCAGAACCGGGCTCTACGTCGACGGCGAGACGCACGAGACCCGGCAGACGCTCCGCGTCGTCGACCCGGCCGACCGCGAGTCGGTCGTCGGGCTCGCCGCCGCCGCGGACGCCGGCCAGGCCACGGCCGCCGTCGCCGCGGCCCACCGGGCCTTCCCCGCCTGGGCCGCCCGCGGCGCCGGGGAACGCGCCGAACTGCTCACCGCCGCGCTCGCCCCGCTGGAGGGCGACCGTGAGGCCACCGCCGAGATCCTCACCCGCGAGAACGGCAAGATCCGGAGGGAGTCGTTCGTCGACTCCCTGGTCTTCGAGCACCGCTTCCGCCTCGCCGCCGCTCTCGCCGAGGAGGTCGAGCGGGTCACCACCCTGCCGGCCCCGCCGTACCGCACCGAGGTCTCCTACCTCCCCCTCGGCGTCGTGACGATCATCGTGCCCTTCAACTGGCCGCTGGCCATCCTCGCCGCCGCGCTGCCGCAGGCTCTCCTCGCGGGCAACACCGTCGTCGTCAAGCCGCCGCCCACCGCGCCGCTCGCCACCACCCGCACCGTGGAGAGGGTCGCCCGCTCCCTGCCGCCCGGCGTGCTCAACGTGGTCACCGGCACCGACGCCGAGATCGGCGCCCCGCTGGTCCAGGACGACCGAGTCAAGAAGGTCTGCTTCACCGGCAGCTCCCTCGGCGGCCGGCGGATCATGGCGATGGCCGCCGAGTCCCTCACCCGGGTCGCCCTGGAACTGGGCGGCAACGACCCCGCACTGGTGCTCGCGGACGCCGACCTCGGCCCCGAGGCGATGCGACGCCTGTTCACCGGCACCTTCGACTCCACCGGCCAGATCTGCATGGCCACGAAGCGGCTCTACGTCCACCGCTCCCGGTACGAGGAGGTCGTGGAGGGCCTCACCGCCCAGCTCGCCGAGGTCCGGCTCGGCCACGGACTCGCCGAGAACGTCACCATGGGCCCGCTGCACAGCGCCGCCCAGCGCGCCTACGTACGGGAACTGCTGGACGAGGCCCGCGCGGCCGGTGCCGAGGTCCGCGAGTTCGGGGAGGCCGCCGACGGACAGGACCCGACCCGCGGCACCTTCCTGCGGCCCTCGCTGGTGCTCGACCCGGCCGACAACGCCCGCGTGGTCGTCGAGGAACAGTTCGGGCCCACGCTGCCGGTGCTGCCGTTCGACGACGAGGACGAGGCCGTCGGCCGCGCCAACGACACCTGGTCGGGCCTGTGCTCCTCGGTGTGGACGCGGGACCTCGACCGTGCGGCGGCCGTAGCGGCCCGGCTGCGCACCGGCTACACCTTCGTGAACGCGCACGGCGCCGCCCACCTGGACGAGCGCGCCCCGTTCGGCGGCTTCGACCACAGCGGCATGGGCCGCGAGATGGGCGTCGAGGGGGTCCGCGAGTTCATGGACACCCACGCGGTCGGCTTCCCCGCCTGA
- a CDS encoding siderophore-interacting protein, whose protein sequence is MAKSRRLVPQNPRMFRARVLRSERVSPSLQRVTVGGERLGEFAWLGYDHWFRLFLRLPHQRRLRLPEFTGSAWWQPYLAIPEEERPHCANYTVAGFRAQAAEMDIDFVVHHGPTGEIEGRAAIWACAARPGDALAVLDQGVLFDCPPDASEVVVVADETGLPATAGILRSLPRETVGRVIQEVPTEGDRRPLGGPDGVAVSWIVREDRRSVPGAAALGALRRLTTADAAGYAFVVGESTLATEGRRHLHRLGLPKDRITFSGFWRHEATARAA, encoded by the coding sequence ATGGCGAAGAGTCGGCGGTTGGTGCCGCAGAATCCCCGGATGTTCCGTGCCCGTGTCCTGCGCAGTGAGCGCGTCTCGCCGTCCTTGCAGCGGGTGACCGTCGGCGGTGAGCGACTGGGCGAGTTCGCGTGGCTGGGGTACGACCACTGGTTCCGGCTCTTCCTCCGGCTTCCGCACCAGCGGCGACTGCGGCTGCCCGAGTTCACCGGGTCGGCGTGGTGGCAGCCGTATCTGGCGATCCCCGAGGAGGAGCGCCCGCACTGCGCCAACTACACGGTCGCCGGCTTCCGGGCCCAGGCGGCGGAGATGGACATCGACTTCGTGGTGCACCACGGGCCGACCGGAGAGATCGAGGGGCGGGCGGCGATCTGGGCCTGCGCCGCCCGGCCGGGGGACGCGCTGGCCGTGCTGGACCAGGGGGTCCTCTTCGACTGCCCGCCCGACGCGTCCGAGGTGGTCGTCGTGGCCGACGAGACGGGGCTGCCCGCCACCGCCGGCATCCTGCGCTCCCTGCCCCGCGAGACCGTGGGCCGCGTGATCCAGGAGGTCCCCACCGAGGGTGACCGGCGTCCGCTGGGCGGGCCGGACGGGGTCGCCGTGTCCTGGATCGTGCGGGAGGACCGGCGTTCCGTGCCCGGGGCCGCCGCTCTCGGGGCGCTGCGCCGGCTCACCACCGCCGACGCGGCCGGGTACGCCTTCGTCGTCGGCGAGTCGACCCTCGCCACGGAGGGCCGCCGCCACCTGCACCGGCTCGGTCTGCCGAAGGACCGCATCACCTTCTCGGGCTTCTGGCGCCACGAGGCGACCGCTCGGGCCGCCTGA
- a CDS encoding SMI1/KNR4 family protein has translation MTDTTGFDWRSFLLRWSEEWVDSRADEEERPEGRWLGFPGASEERIVAMEKRLGHRMPPSYRAFLKVSDGWRRAGGFVWLLAGTADAHWHDDAYGLASEFAQYLDEDAGPGERREAEIWRTGLQLDVESDAVYVLMDPEDADEDGEWAVYTWAGWRAAPPKRYANFLEFMRDMHREFHLLRAAGETDGGPVFVDETTRTLDARVDQARLEALRGDWERALKALDEAKGYGRPRAAGLGDQVRGLLGNGSAVRFQGLVTDPRYAPDLLPPLIAAHAAHSQGDAAPPFGLAGADDAMAATVRALLDQMRKGTYRHTAPGPFGEAVDRARELARWGDGDRAWRTLMGAVPRWEPLGPDHLAPLGWLADPLLGPLLTPERGRELLSTPRGGQSGRVPAPAPAADPGGLAWLAEPAPGNHLTAYRFVLVEGAEPDELPGLLADGDAVLSEPLPLQEARMRQRPRQRAFAPWEERALVAVGRAGPGWSFAFDGEPFPFDGRPIVSPVAGAGPGMRAVVVWGGLKVVGRSPFFHLSVAEGGVERYAFTYEDGAVRRSGRIPEALDPDHHFGDAKDAADVASAKAAEGALLAAVAGEFGVGLPRHALTRGRLHTFTTRAWSQQTNGEGGYAVARIR, from the coding sequence ATGACGGATACCACGGGGTTCGACTGGCGCTCCTTCCTGCTGCGGTGGAGCGAGGAATGGGTGGATTCGCGCGCGGACGAGGAGGAGCGGCCGGAGGGGCGGTGGCTGGGCTTCCCGGGCGCGTCCGAGGAGCGGATCGTCGCCATGGAGAAGCGGCTCGGTCATCGGATGCCGCCGTCGTACCGGGCGTTCCTCAAGGTGTCCGACGGGTGGCGGCGGGCGGGCGGGTTCGTGTGGCTGCTGGCGGGGACCGCGGACGCGCACTGGCACGACGACGCGTACGGGCTCGCGTCGGAGTTCGCGCAGTACCTGGACGAGGACGCCGGGCCCGGGGAGCGGCGGGAGGCGGAGATCTGGCGCACCGGTCTCCAGCTCGACGTGGAGTCCGACGCCGTCTACGTGCTCATGGACCCGGAGGACGCGGACGAGGACGGCGAGTGGGCGGTGTACACCTGGGCCGGTTGGCGGGCCGCGCCGCCGAAGCGGTACGCGAACTTCCTGGAGTTCATGCGGGACATGCACCGGGAGTTCCACCTCCTGCGGGCCGCCGGCGAGACGGACGGCGGCCCGGTGTTCGTCGACGAGACGACGCGGACGCTGGACGCCCGGGTGGACCAGGCCCGGCTGGAGGCGCTGCGCGGCGACTGGGAGCGGGCCCTGAAGGCGCTGGACGAGGCGAAGGGGTACGGCAGGCCGCGTGCCGCGGGGCTGGGCGATCAGGTACGCGGGCTGCTCGGGAACGGCTCCGCGGTGCGCTTCCAGGGCCTGGTGACGGACCCGCGGTACGCGCCCGATCTGCTGCCCCCGCTCATCGCCGCGCACGCCGCGCACTCGCAGGGGGATGCCGCGCCGCCGTTCGGCCTGGCGGGCGCCGACGACGCGATGGCGGCGACGGTCCGCGCGCTGCTGGACCAGATGCGGAAGGGCACCTACCGCCACACGGCACCCGGACCGTTCGGCGAGGCGGTCGACCGGGCGCGGGAGCTGGCACGGTGGGGGGACGGCGACCGGGCGTGGCGGACGCTGATGGGCGCCGTGCCCCGGTGGGAGCCGTTGGGCCCGGACCACCTGGCGCCGCTGGGGTGGCTGGCCGACCCCTTGCTCGGACCGCTGCTGACCCCGGAGCGGGGGCGCGAGCTGCTGTCCACCCCGAGGGGCGGGCAGAGCGGGCGGGTCCCGGCTCCGGCGCCCGCGGCCGATCCGGGCGGTCTGGCGTGGCTGGCGGAGCCGGCCCCGGGCAACCACCTCACCGCGTACCGGTTCGTGCTGGTGGAGGGGGCGGAGCCGGACGAGTTGCCCGGTCTCCTCGCGGACGGGGACGCCGTGCTGAGTGAGCCCCTGCCCCTCCAGGAGGCACGGATGAGGCAGCGACCGCGTCAACGGGCGTTCGCGCCCTGGGAGGAGCGGGCTCTCGTGGCGGTCGGCCGGGCCGGCCCCGGGTGGAGCTTCGCCTTCGACGGCGAGCCCTTCCCCTTCGACGGCCGGCCGATCGTCTCCCCGGTCGCGGGCGCCGGGCCGGGCATGCGCGCGGTGGTGGTGTGGGGCGGGCTGAAGGTCGTCGGCAGGTCACCGTTCTTCCACCTGTCGGTGGCGGAGGGCGGGGTCGAGCGGTACGCCTTCACGTACGAGGACGGTGCGGTCCGGCGGAGCGGGCGGATACCGGAGGCGCTGGACCCGGACCACCACTTCGGTGACGCGAAGGACGCTGCGGACGTCGCCAGCGCCAAGGCGGCGGAGGGTGCGCTGCTGGCGGCGGTGGCCGGGGAGTTCGGCGTCGGCCTGCCGCGTCACGCGCTGACGCGAGGGCGGCTGCACACGTTCACCACCCGCGCCTGGAGCCAGCAGACGAACGGCGAGGGGGGGTACGCGGTGGCCCGCATCCGGTGA
- a CDS encoding VOC family protein produces MRRDDLPAPESGILLTHFLTVADVPRSRDFYAGVLGGEVVLDENPCIVRLANSWLIMNPGGGPTPDKPDVTLHPPDDPHTATSFLNLRVADIARCYREWTERGAEFLTPPIDRKAEIRCYLRDPDGYLIEVGQSTGLLHGILADPPAGDR; encoded by the coding sequence ATGCGCCGTGACGATCTGCCCGCCCCGGAGTCGGGGATACTGCTCACCCACTTCCTCACCGTGGCCGACGTGCCGCGCTCACGTGACTTCTACGCCGGGGTCCTCGGCGGGGAAGTGGTCCTCGACGAGAACCCCTGCATCGTCAGACTGGCCAACAGCTGGCTGATCATGAACCCGGGCGGCGGGCCCACCCCCGACAAGCCCGACGTCACCCTGCACCCGCCCGACGACCCGCACACGGCCACCAGCTTCCTCAACCTGCGTGTGGCCGACATCGCGCGCTGCTACCGCGAATGGACCGAGCGGGGCGCGGAGTTCCTCACCCCGCCCATCGACCGCAAGGCCGAGATCCGCTGCTACCTGCGCGATCCCGACGGCTACCTCATCGAGGTCGGCCAGTCCACCGGTCTGCTGCACGGCATCCTCGCCGACCCGCCCGCCGGGGACCGCTGA
- a CDS encoding TetR family transcriptional regulator, with protein MATGHTDPQRRERIIAATLDLIAEEGIARVSHRRIAQRAQVPLGSMTYHFNGMDRLLREAFGRFIDHIVAVFDAHLDGVADQDHAREAVADLVHALSEGSRRDLVLTQELYTLAARSPSYRELTHTWMRHSRVRLEAHFDPDTARQLDALIEGLTLHRALDREPHDRALTLEAVTRITTRGGPAT; from the coding sequence GTGGCCACCGGACACACCGACCCCCAGCGCCGCGAACGCATCATCGCCGCCACCCTCGACCTCATCGCCGAGGAGGGCATCGCGCGGGTCTCCCACCGGAGGATCGCCCAGCGCGCCCAGGTGCCGCTGGGGTCCATGACGTACCACTTCAACGGCATGGACCGGTTGCTGCGGGAGGCGTTCGGCAGGTTCATCGACCACATCGTCGCCGTCTTCGACGCCCACCTCGACGGCGTCGCCGACCAGGACCATGCCCGCGAGGCGGTGGCCGACCTCGTGCACGCCCTGTCGGAGGGCAGCAGGCGCGACCTCGTCCTCACCCAGGAGCTGTACACCCTCGCGGCCCGCTCCCCCTCCTACCGCGAACTCACCCACACCTGGATGCGGCACAGCCGGGTCCGCCTGGAAGCGCACTTCGACCCGGACACGGCCCGCCAACTCGACGCCCTCATCGAGGGGCTGACCCTGCACCGGGCCCTGGACCGGGAACCGCACGACCGTGCCCTGACGCTCGAAGCCGTCACCCGGATCACCACGCGGGGCGGTCCGGCCACCTGA
- a CDS encoding (2Fe-2S)-binding protein, which produces MSASPPAAARADEASVTAALADVARYGGFFALTVGGPAEGWHPVGAAYARGFADLARAVAERHRAPEPRVGLSIAHLGHVARLWSPALACTVVHGIVPDLTALQRADDGPALRLPRAAGWHAAALPDPAGALAGQVHAHLRAFAAGPHPRIAHRLLDGNAASALAEAARALLAAHPGLRGVLAALTADLLGRPPLTGTGRLAGANLAFRRRSCCLYYRAPAGRPCGDCCLTAPHDTARAEDGT; this is translated from the coding sequence GTGTCCGCGTCCCCGCCCGCCGCCGCCCGCGCCGACGAGGCGAGCGTGACCGCCGCCCTGGCCGACGTCGCCCGGTACGGCGGCTTCTTCGCCCTCACCGTGGGCGGCCCCGCCGAGGGCTGGCACCCCGTGGGCGCCGCCTACGCCCGTGGCTTCGCCGACCTGGCCCGCGCGGTCGCCGAGCGCCACCGCGCCCCGGAACCCCGCGTCGGCCTCTCCATCGCCCACCTCGGACACGTCGCCCGGCTGTGGTCGCCCGCCCTGGCCTGCACCGTGGTCCACGGCATCGTCCCGGACCTCACCGCACTGCAACGCGCCGACGACGGGCCCGCGCTGCGCCTGCCCCGCGCCGCCGGCTGGCACGCCGCCGCCCTCCCGGACCCCGCCGGCGCGCTCGCCGGCCAAGTCCACGCCCACCTCCGGGCCTTCGCCGCCGGGCCGCACCCGCGCATCGCGCACCGCCTGCTCGACGGCAACGCCGCCTCCGCGCTCGCCGAGGCGGCCCGCGCCCTGCTCGCCGCCCATCCCGGCCTCCGTGGCGTGCTCGCCGCCCTCACGGCCGACCTGCTCGGCAGGCCGCCGCTCACCGGCACGGGCCGGCTCGCCGGGGCGAACCTCGCCTTCCGCCGCCGGAGTTGCTGCCTCTACTACCGGGCCCCGGCGGGACGCCCCTGCGGCGACTGCTGCCTGACCGCGCCGCACGACACGGCCCGCGCGGAGGACGGCACGTGA
- a CDS encoding sugar O-acetyltransferase, whose translation MPTDHFAGDPRTQLERMRAGDLYLADDPEIARMQQRAVRLAARYQAAFAEDADAARPLLAELLGSLGEEAQVRPPLYVDYGTHISIGARTFVNYQLTALDVAAITIGEDCQIGPNVQLLTPTHPLEPGPRRDKLEAARPIVIGDNVWIGGGAIVLPGVTIGDDSVVGAGAVVTKDVPPGVVAVGNPARTVRTL comes from the coding sequence ATGCCGACGGACCACTTCGCCGGGGACCCGCGCACCCAGCTCGAACGCATGCGTGCGGGCGACCTCTACCTCGCCGACGACCCCGAGATCGCCCGCATGCAGCAGCGGGCGGTACGGCTGGCCGCCCGCTACCAGGCCGCCTTCGCCGAGGACGCGGACGCCGCCCGGCCGCTGCTCGCCGAACTCCTCGGCTCGCTGGGGGAGGAGGCCCAGGTCCGGCCGCCCCTGTACGTCGACTACGGCACCCACATCAGCATCGGTGCCCGCACCTTCGTCAACTACCAGTTGACTGCGCTGGACGTCGCCGCCATCACCATCGGTGAGGACTGCCAGATCGGGCCCAACGTCCAACTGCTCACACCGACCCATCCGTTGGAGCCGGGGCCGCGCAGGGACAAACTGGAGGCCGCCCGGCCCATCGTCATCGGCGACAACGTGTGGATCGGGGGCGGCGCCATCGTGCTGCCCGGCGTCACCATCGGCGACGACTCCGTCGTGGGCGCCGGAGCGGTCGTCACCAAGGACGTGCCGCCCGGTGTCGTCGCCGTCGGCAACCCGGCCCGCACCGTCCGGACCCTGTGA